One segment of Theobroma cacao cultivar B97-61/B2 chromosome 9, Criollo_cocoa_genome_V2, whole genome shotgun sequence DNA contains the following:
- the LOC18588777 gene encoding equilibrative nucleotide transporter 8, which yields MENPKEPANQPEPRDTYKIAYIIHFLLGAGNLLPWNAFITAVDYFGYLYPAKHVEKVFSVGYMSSSMLVLVVMMSSGCCSRKLTHRFRMNMGFSMFIFSLLVAPTIDWAWHSSWSKEKQNAAYFVTVAAVVICGLADGLIAGSLIGSAGKLPKQYMQAIFSGTASSGVLVSILRIITKASLPQTPQGLRASAHFYFIVSTTILLCCILCCNLLYKLPVMQQHYRLLRDDPFCSRPQFWTVAKKVCWPALGILMIYIVTLSIFPGFIAEDLESKLLQDWYPILLITMYNVADFMGKSLTALYVLQSIKKATWAAIARLLFYPLFTACLHGPKWLKGEVPVVVLTFMLGLTNGYLTSVLMILGPKTVPVSEAELSAIVLIVFLGIGLVSGSLLGWFWII from the exons atggaaaaccCAAAGGAGCCAGCGAATCAGCCTGAGCCAAGGGACACTTACAAAATTGCTTACATAATCCATTTCTTGCTTGGTGCCGGCAATTTGCTTCCATGGAATGCTTTCATCACAGCTGTTGATTACTTCGGTTATCTCTACCCTGCCAAGCATGTTGAAAAGGTTTTCTCTGTAGGTTATATGAGCTCTTCTATGCTAGTTTTAGTTGTTATGATGAGTTCGGGTTGCTGCAGCCGAAAGTTGACTCATAGATTTAGAATGAACATGGGATTTTCCATGtttattttctcccttttGGTTGCTCCAACTATAGACTGGGCATGGCATAGCAGTTGGTCGAAAGAAAAACAGAATGCAGCCTATTTCGTGACAGTTGCAGCAGTTGTAATATGTGGTTTAGCAGATGGCTTGATAGCAGGAAGCTTAATAGGATCAGCTGGAAAGCTTCCAAAACAGTACATGCAGGCTATTTTTTCTGGAACTGCCTCTTCAG GTGTGCTGGTTTCCATCCTGAGAATAATAACAAAGGCTTCACTTCCACAAACCCCACAGGGCCTCCGAGCAAGTGCTCATTTCTACTTTATAGTCAGCACCACTATCCTGCTTTGCTGCATTCTCTGCTGCAATTTGCTATATAAGTTACCAGTTATGCAACAGCATTACAGACTTCTTCGAGATGACCCATTTTGCTCCAGGCCTCAATTTTGGACCGTGGCCAAAAAGGTCTGCTGGCCAGCTCTCGGGATTCTCATGATATACATAGTGACCCTCTCTATTTTCCCCGGATTTATAGCCGAGGATCTTGAATCCAAGCTTCTTCAGGACTGGTATCCTATTTTGCTCATCACAATGTATAACGTCGCAGATTTCATGGGAAAGTCTCTGACTGCACTATATGTTCTACAGAGCATTAAGAAAGCTACATGGGCTGCCATAGCTAGGCTTTTATTCTATCCACTTTTCACGGCTTGCCTCCATGGACCAAAGTGGCTCAAGGGTGAAGTGCCGGTAGTGGTCCTTACATTTATGCTCGGATTGACTAATGGATACCTAACAAGTGTGTTGATGATCCTAGGCCCCAAGACCGTCCCAGTTTCGGAAGCAGAACTATCAGCAATTGTATTGATCGTGTTCCTGGGAATTGGTTTGGTCAGTGGTTCACTTCTTGGTTGGTTTTGGATCATTTGA
- the LOC18588776 gene encoding uncharacterized protein LOC18588776: MLLRSASTPVLNSWGPHLKEPSPEPEFSHQISRTRSISFTVSCSSSISEGSSDDSSRRMTRALSETDLRDMVVPKMKTVKNNNGILNGICVEEEEEVEKEEAGFEWWRTGSFGVEEGCGIGGGGGKICGGGGGGGGGGSAGGNNEWGYSDSNSGNDSTDLYYQKMIEANPGNSLLLSNYARFLKEVRGDFVKAEEYCGRAILANPNDGNVLSMYADLIWQTHKDCSRAETYFDQAVKAAPDDCFVLASYARFLWDAEEEEEEEEEAGESLSKVSVQSSFNGATVTPPPFAAAS, encoded by the exons ATGCTTTTAAGAAGCGCATCAACGCCGGTACTTAACTCATGGGGCCCACACTTGAAGGAACCATCGCCGGAGCCCGAGTTTTCCCACCAGATTTCCCGAACCCGATCCATTTCCTTCACAGTTTCGTGTTCGAGCTCGATTTCCGAGGGGTCGAGCGACGATTCGAGTCGGAGGATGACCAGAGCATTGTCGGAGACAGATCTGAGGGACATGGTGGTTCCTAAAATGAAAACTGTGAAGAACAACAACGGGATCTTGAATGGGATCTGCGTTGAGGAAGAAGAGGAggtggagaaagaagaagCTGGATTTGAGTGGTGGAGAACGGGGTCGTTTGGAGTAGAGGAAGGGTGTGGGATTGGCGGTGGCGGAGGAAAGATCTGCGGAGGAGGCGGAGGCGGTGGTGGTGGAGGATCCGCTGGTGGAAATAACGAATGGGGTTATTCGGATTCGAATAGCGGAAATGATAGTACCGATTTGTACTATCAGAAAATGATCGAGGCTAATCCTGGAAATTCACTTCTCCTCAGCAATTACGCTAGATTCTTAAAAGAG GTTCGTGGGGATTTCGTGAAAGCCGAGGAATATTGCGGGAGGGCAATCTTGGCAAATCCAAATGACGGGAATGTTCTGTCTATGTACGCTGATTTAATCTGGCAAACTCACAAAGATTGCTCGAGAGCTGAAACTTACTTCGATCAAGCTGTTAAAGCTGCCCCTGATGACTG TTTTGTGCTGGCATCATATGCAAGATTTCTTTGGGATgctgaagaagaagaggaggaggaggaagaagCGGGGGAAAGTTTGAGTAAAGTATCGGTGCAAAGCTCTTTCAATGGAGCTACTGTAACGCCCCCTCCTTTCGCTGCTGCTTCTTAA